One part of the Humulus lupulus chromosome 9, drHumLupu1.1, whole genome shotgun sequence genome encodes these proteins:
- the LOC133799773 gene encoding uncharacterized mitochondrial protein AtMg00810-like, with the protein MAYILLYVDDIIPTASSSTLRKSIMTLLNSEFSIKDLGPMSYFLGIAVTRHAGGLFLSQKKYAEEIIERVDMSSCNSCPTPVDTKPKLSAKTNTPYEDPSHYHSLAGALQYLTFTRPGISYAVQQICLFMHNPMDEHMHALKRILRYIKGTLHHGLHLYPSSISSLIQYTDADWDGCPDTRQSTSGYYVFLGDNLLSWSSKHQATLPLSSAEAEYSGVANVVSESCWLRNLLLELQFPIHKATLVY; encoded by the coding sequence ATGGCTTACATACttctatatgtggatgatatcatCCCCACTGCTTCTTCTAGTACTCTTCGCAAGTctatcatgacacttctcaaCTCTGAATTTTCTATAAAAGATTTGGGTCCAATGAGTTACTTCTTGGGTATAGCAGTCACTCGACATGCAGGTGGTCTATTTTTGTCTCAGAAAAAGTATGCAGAAGAAATTATTGAGCGTGTTGACATGTCCTCATGTAATTCTTGTCCTACTCCGGTTGATACTAAACCAAAACTCAGTGCTAAAACTAACACTCCATATGAGGATCCCTCTCACTACCACAGCCTTGCAGGAGCTCTTCAATATCTCACATTCACGAGACCTGGCATTTCTTATGCGGTGCAACAAATCTGCCTATTTATGCATAATCCAATGGATGAACATATGCATGCTCTCAAGCGCATCCTACGCTACATTAAAGGAACACTTCATCATGGACTGCATCTATATCCTTCTTCGATATCATCTCTGATTCAATATACAGATGCAGATTGGGATGGGTGTCCAGATACCAGGCAGTCCACTTCTGGTTACTATGTGTTTCTTGGTGATAACTTACTTTCCTGGTCCTCTAAACACCAAGCCACATTACCTCTCTCCAGTGCTGAAGCTGAATACTCAGGCGTTGCCAATGTGGTTTCTGAGTCATGTTGGTTGCGTAATCTTCTTCTGGAGCTACAATTTCCTATCCATAAGGCTACATTGGTTTACTGA